Within the Enterococcus hirae ATCC 9790 genome, the region TGACACATAGCTTGAGAAAGGTTGTAAAATTTCATCCCATTCTGGACTTTTTACTTGTTCTAATTGAGATTCTAACATCAAGCTGATTCGTTGGTGGAAAACTCGTGTTTTTTTCTTTAAGTCTTCTGTTTCAACTGCTAGCTGTTTTGCTTTTTCAGTTGCATCTGTTAGGATTTGTCTTGCTTTTTCTTCCGCATCTGTCGTTAATTGGTGCGCACGTTTTTCAGCCGTAGCCACTAATTCATCCGCTTTGTTTTGAGCAGATGTCACGATTACTTCGGACTCTTTACTTGCACTTGTTTTAACTTTATCCGCTGTGTCTTGTGCCACGATGATTGACTGATTCAATGCATCTTTTAGTTCATTGAAATATTCTAATTTTTCTTCTGAATGTTTCACTGCTTTTTCAAGTTCACGGTTTCGTTGCGTGATTTCTTCATAGTCACGAACAACTAAATCTAAGAAATCATCTACTTCGTCTTGATTGTATCCCCGCATTTTTGTGGGGAATGTTTTGTTTTGGATATCTAATGGAGTTAAAGCCATGTGTAAACCACCTTTTTGTTTTATTTACGTAATACACCAAATAATACCCTGTATTTTTCTTTTTAGTTTTTCCTTCAAGTTCTTGAATTTGGATTCGACCAAATCCTCTGATCGAAACGATATCTAATAACTCAAGTAAAAAATCAGGGCGTGTATTTTCTGTCCAATTTACTTTTACTTTTCCAGACTCAATCAGCTGCTTCGAACGCTGTCTAGAAATATTATAAATCTCCGAGATCACGCTGTCTAGTCTCAATGAAGTCACTGTACCTCTTTCTTGTGTCCAACCATCTTTTGGCACAAGTAATTCCGTATACTTGATTGGCTCCATCCGAACAGAGACTTTGCCGATTTTTGTTACTTGCGTTGCTACAAACTGTTCAACTTCTCTTGCAATGAACACTTGCCAACGATCACCATCAGAAATGATATCACCAAAGTAAGCTCGTTTGATACCTGTACCAACCAATGTACCTAATACTTTTCCATGAGTCAAACTAGCAAACTTACTCGGATAATGGATTTCATAAAGTGACACCTCAAAATCTTCGTCAGTAGGCTCATAATAGTCAGGAAAAATCAAACATCGCTTCCGTTCTGCTTGCTCATAACCGCCATAAAATGAAAAGTGTAATTCACTATCTTGACGGATCAGCGTCTCTAGTATATAGGATTGTCTTGGATCAAGAAAGTCAGTAAGATAAGGTGCATATTGCCCTTGTACCTGTTCGATCCAATCACCTACTGAATCGATGAAAGAACGTTCATCTGCACGGAAATGCTGATAAACATTTGCGTCCATATTTTCCCCTCCTATCAGCTACTCCTTTGATCGTTTTAATAAATTGCCATGACTATCCATAAAACGATATGTTGAAGACCTTGTACTGCTAAGTTTAAAATCAAGATCGCAGCTAGAATCGTAAAATCAATTCCACCAAATCGAAGTGGAAGCCGATCAAATAACTGGATATACGGTTCACAGATTTTTGCTAAAAAGCGACCAATCCCTGATTGATATCCTCCTGGAAACCAGGATAAAAGTGCATAAACCATTAACAAAAGACTGTAAAAGTAGGCTGCTCGTCCCAGCAGATTAAGTAATATAAAAATAATATAAATTGTCGTTCCTCCTCTTATAGGTCAAATAGGTTCACGTCTGCAAAAGATTGTGCTGTTGAACTATCGATTTCCATTCCAGTTGGCGTGCATAGAAAAATCTCGTCACCTACTCGCTTAATGTCACCATCTAATGCATAGACAGTGCCAGTTAAAAAATCAACGATTCTTCTCGCTTGTTTTTCTTCTACTAAATGGAAATTTACTAATGTTGCTTCACCAGCAATGATTCGTTTAGCAATAGCCATTGCTTCAGAATAAGCTCGTGGTTCCATGACCGTAATTTTTCCAGCTAAATTTGTTTTAGGTGTAAAAGAAGTTTTTGCTGTTTCTTCTTTACGTGTTTTTTTAGCTGGTGTTTGATGTAATTCAATCACTTTTTTTGTTTCATTTGCCGCTACACTTTCACGAGCAACAGGACGTGTTGTTTGTTGCGCACGTGGCTTTGAGACAGCTCTTGGCTGGCTCATTTGAGATTGTGTTGGCTGTATTGGTTTCTTTTTTGTTGTAGGCTGTGCTACAGCCGGCTTAGATGTTTCAGGAT harbors:
- a CDS encoding DivIVA domain-containing protein codes for the protein MALTPLDIQNKTFPTKMRGYNQDEVDDFLDLVVRDYEEITQRNRELEKAVKHSEEKLEYFNELKDALNQSIIVAQDTADKVKTSASKESEVIVTSAQNKADELVATAEKRAHQLTTDAEEKARQILTDATEKAKQLAVETEDLKKKTRVFHQRISLMLESQLEQVKSPEWDEILQPFSSYVSDSHEVIKEVLAKQLDNENQTDVNSDTGIMEAPMTAFDTQAIDISIIPGDDEE
- a CDS encoding YggT family protein; this encodes MLLNLLGRAAYFYSLLLMVYALLSWFPGGYQSGIGRFLAKICEPYIQLFDRLPLRFGGIDFTILAAILILNLAVQGLQHIVLWIVMAIY
- a CDS encoding cell division protein SepF, with protein sequence MPLLNRGAIANFFGLADEEEYEEYPETSKPAVAQPTTKKKPIQPTQSQMSQPRAVSKPRAQQTTRPVARESVAANETKKVIELHQTPAKKTRKEETAKTSFTPKTNLAGKITVMEPRAYSEAMAIAKRIIAGEATLVNFHLVEEKQARRIVDFLTGTVYALDGDIKRVGDEIFLCTPTGMEIDSSTAQSFADVNLFDL